From one Verrucomicrobiia bacterium genomic stretch:
- a CDS encoding PhoH family protein, with the protein MKKNYILDTNVLLHDPNSLLKFDDNNVLLPIEVIEEIDRFKRESTELGQNARAVSRMLDGFRGAGQLSEGVPLPNGGQLRILFEKFKGGQNGHAVFSTDSVDNRILALAFGVKKSQPKDQTVLVSKDINLRIKADALGLMAEDYENDRVLIKDLYTGMIEVTVPVERMAAFRTNGELELNGGNTYFPNEYCTLTDQTNPKRTALAKVDLRGTKLVPIVDCREGVWGIKPRNREQHFAFDALLDDRVKLVTLMGKAGTGKTLLAMAAGLKRTVLDREFRRLVVARPTISMGKELGFLPGSLEEKLAPWMQPIHDALEMLNDLNMGQEHRRSGDLMRSGSIVVEALSYIRGRSIANQFMIIDEAQNLTPLEAKTIITRVGSGTKVVFTGDPYQIDNPYVDSSSNGFNYVVSRFRAEPIAAHIELAKGERSELAELAANIL; encoded by the coding sequence GTGAAAAAGAACTACATCCTTGATACCAATGTCTTATTGCACGACCCCAATTCGCTGCTCAAGTTTGACGATAACAACGTCTTGCTGCCGATTGAGGTCATCGAAGAAATCGACCGGTTCAAGCGGGAATCCACTGAGTTGGGCCAGAACGCCCGGGCGGTGTCCCGCATGCTGGACGGCTTCCGCGGCGCCGGCCAGCTAAGCGAGGGTGTGCCTCTGCCCAACGGCGGCCAGCTTCGAATTCTCTTCGAGAAATTCAAAGGCGGCCAAAACGGACACGCCGTCTTCAGCACCGACTCGGTCGATAACCGGATTCTGGCCCTGGCGTTCGGCGTCAAGAAGTCCCAGCCCAAGGACCAAACGGTCCTGGTCAGCAAGGATATTAACTTGCGCATTAAGGCCGACGCGCTGGGACTGATGGCGGAGGACTACGAAAATGATCGGGTGCTGATTAAGGATTTGTACACCGGGATGATCGAGGTCACTGTGCCGGTCGAGAGGATGGCCGCCTTCAGGACCAACGGCGAACTGGAATTGAATGGGGGCAACACTTATTTCCCCAATGAATACTGCACGCTGACCGACCAGACCAATCCCAAACGCACCGCACTGGCCAAGGTGGACCTCCGTGGGACGAAACTGGTGCCCATTGTGGATTGCCGGGAAGGGGTTTGGGGTATTAAACCCCGTAATCGCGAGCAGCACTTCGCCTTTGACGCACTCCTGGACGATCGGGTCAAGCTGGTCACCCTCATGGGCAAGGCCGGCACTGGAAAGACCTTGCTGGCAATGGCCGCCGGGCTTAAACGCACGGTGCTGGACCGCGAGTTCCGCCGGCTCGTGGTCGCCCGCCCCACCATCTCGATGGGAAAAGAATTGGGTTTTCTGCCAGGGTCTCTCGAAGAGAAGCTGGCGCCCTGGATGCAGCCCATTCACGACGCCCTCGAGATGCTCAACGATCTGAACATGGGTCAGGAGCATCGCCGGAGCGGTGACCTCATGCGCTCGGGCAGCATCGTGGTCGAGGCCCTGAGCTACATCCGGGGACGCAGCATCGCCAACCAGTTCATGATTATCGACGAGGCCCAGAACCTGACCCCGCTCGAAGCCAAGACCATCATTACCCGGGTCGGCAGCGGCACAAAAGTCGTATTTACAGGCGACCCCTACCAAATCGACAACCCTTATGTGGACTCTTCGTCCAACGGCTTCAATTACGTCGTGAGCCGGTTTCGGGCCGAGCCGATAGCCGCTCACATCGAATTGGCCAAAGGCGAGCGCTCAGAACTGGCCGAACTGGCGGCAAATATTCTATAG
- a CDS encoding glutathione S-transferase N-terminal domain-containing protein: MIELIQFPWSPFCIVQRRILEFSGSKFKITNIPNGDRSLVWRLTRGRYYGVPIIRDGKSVVFEVNEESQVIAKYLDSKLKLGLFPWDWEGIQSVLWRYIENDIEGVCFRLNDIYWQEMVPASDRLLFLRHKERKFGHGCIDQWRTQQQDLLAQLEQRLIPFEEMLLHKPFLLDASRPLFVDFDLFGMLGNFLYSGRYKLPAKHNRLNDWHQRMSRLQLKTFAREKELHP, translated from the coding sequence ATGATTGAACTCATTCAGTTTCCCTGGAGCCCCTTTTGCATCGTCCAGCGCCGTATCCTGGAATTCTCCGGGTCCAAGTTTAAAATCACCAATATCCCCAATGGCGATCGGTCCCTGGTGTGGCGTCTGACCCGGGGCCGTTATTACGGGGTGCCGATCATCCGCGATGGCAAATCGGTGGTTTTTGAAGTCAATGAGGAATCGCAGGTCATTGCCAAATACCTCGATAGCAAGCTCAAGCTGGGCCTGTTTCCCTGGGACTGGGAAGGGATTCAGTCGGTACTCTGGCGCTACATCGAAAACGACATCGAAGGGGTCTGTTTCCGGCTGAATGACATTTATTGGCAGGAGATGGTTCCGGCCTCGGATCGGCTCCTGTTTTTGCGCCACAAAGAACGCAAGTTCGGGCATGGCTGCATTGATCAATGGCGAACTCAACAGCAGGACTTGCTGGCGCAGCTCGAACAAAGGCTCATCCCGTTCGAGGAAATGCTCCTGCACAAACCATTCCTGCTGGATGCCTCGCGGCCACTCTTCGTCGATTTTGACCTCTTCGGCATGCTGGGCAATTTTCTCTATTCCGGCCGCTATAAGTTGCCGGCCAAACACAATCGGCTCAACGACTGGCATCAGCGCATGAGCCGGCTCCAATTAAAGACGTTTGCTCGTGAAAAAGAACTACATCCTTGA
- a CDS encoding glycosyltransferase, which produces MIATGILGGLACLSLLLLLWQWLAGRRFTLHQRAPSSSFAPGVSLLKPLKGCEAATEECLRSWLVQEYGGPVQFLFAVASADDPVCRLVQKLLKEFPGKDARLVICGPLEGVNLKISRLMQIEGLSQHELLVVSDADVMVSPDFLKNAVLPLQSPDVGLVNCFYRLANPATLAMQWEAVAINADFWSQVLQSRALKRLDFALGAVMIIRRRQLAETGGFGALADCLADDYQLGNRLARRGLIIALSPLVVECWSDTMGWPEVWKHQLRWARTIRVCQPAPYFFSILSNSTLWPLLWLVIKPGQGVLAFALLCWIVRLTTALNLQRRLTQHRAPWCWLWLVALKDLLQAALWGLAFMGNRVEWRGEKMRLRRDGTLKPL; this is translated from the coding sequence GTGATTGCGACCGGGATTCTGGGCGGTTTGGCATGTCTGAGCCTGCTGCTGCTGTTATGGCAGTGGCTGGCTGGGCGGCGCTTTACGCTGCATCAACGCGCCCCATCTAGCTCGTTCGCCCCAGGGGTGAGCTTGCTCAAGCCGCTCAAAGGCTGCGAGGCAGCCACAGAAGAGTGCCTTCGCAGTTGGCTGGTCCAGGAGTATGGCGGACCAGTCCAGTTCCTGTTCGCGGTGGCGTCGGCTGACGACCCGGTTTGCCGGCTTGTGCAAAAGCTGCTTAAGGAATTTCCCGGCAAAGATGCGCGTCTGGTCATTTGCGGCCCCTTGGAGGGTGTGAACCTGAAAATCTCCAGGCTAATGCAGATCGAAGGCTTAAGCCAACATGAACTGCTGGTCGTCAGCGATGCCGATGTGATGGTTTCGCCGGATTTTCTCAAGAACGCCGTTTTGCCGCTGCAATCGCCGGATGTGGGGCTGGTCAATTGCTTTTACCGATTGGCCAACCCGGCGACGCTGGCGATGCAATGGGAAGCGGTGGCCATCAACGCGGATTTCTGGAGCCAGGTCCTGCAGTCGCGCGCGCTCAAGCGGCTGGATTTCGCGCTGGGGGCTGTGATGATAATCCGGCGGCGGCAATTGGCAGAAACGGGCGGCTTTGGGGCTCTGGCCGATTGCCTGGCGGATGACTATCAATTGGGCAACCGTCTGGCCCGACGAGGCTTGATCATCGCGCTGTCACCCCTCGTCGTGGAATGCTGGTCTGACACGATGGGCTGGCCGGAGGTTTGGAAGCACCAACTCCGCTGGGCTCGCACAATTCGGGTTTGCCAGCCGGCACCGTACTTTTTCAGCATCCTGAGCAACAGCACGTTGTGGCCTTTGTTGTGGCTGGTGATCAAGCCAGGGCAAGGAGTGCTTGCTTTTGCCTTGTTATGTTGGATTGTGCGGCTGACTACCGCGCTCAATCTGCAGCGAAGGCTCACCCAGCATCGGGCACCCTGGTGCTGGCTCTGGCTTGTGGCCTTGAAAGACCTGCTCCAAGCCGCTCTCTGGGGATTGGCGTTCATGGGCAACCGTGTCGAGTGGCGCGGGGAAAAGATGCGCTTGCGGCGGGATGGAACGCTAAAACCGCTGTGA
- a CDS encoding class I SAM-dependent methyltransferase, giving the protein MAESALQKVHGFWNTEACDTQVVKGASGDADFYAKFREQRYRTQWHIPLLVPFAQAKGKKVLEIGIGNGADGVMFALNGGIYTGVDLTEAALEATRKHFEVLGLDGTFQKENAEQLSFPDGTYDIVYSHGVLHHTPNTQAAINQVYRVLKPGGRAIIMLYHKGSFNYHVRIMTYMRLRVLLQIFSRLGSWKRDRARARSAELEGLRGNQDSRIWDIHYRNFLREGGAYLRARNFVHHCTDGPECPVAYAFSKGDARQLFSKFRSVEMKVAHFPLKKYCSWIPLGIEQVVAARIGWYLFIFAEKV; this is encoded by the coding sequence ATGGCTGAATCCGCCTTGCAAAAAGTTCATGGCTTCTGGAACACCGAGGCCTGCGATACCCAGGTCGTTAAAGGCGCCTCTGGCGATGCTGATTTTTACGCCAAATTCCGCGAACAACGTTACCGCACCCAGTGGCATATTCCGCTGCTGGTCCCCTTTGCCCAAGCGAAGGGCAAAAAGGTCCTGGAGATTGGGATTGGCAATGGCGCCGACGGCGTCATGTTCGCCTTGAACGGCGGGATTTACACCGGGGTCGATTTAACGGAAGCGGCGCTGGAAGCGACCCGGAAGCATTTTGAAGTCCTCGGACTCGATGGAACTTTTCAAAAGGAAAATGCCGAGCAGCTCAGCTTTCCGGACGGAACGTATGACATCGTTTATTCCCACGGGGTTCTGCACCACACGCCCAACACCCAGGCGGCGATCAATCAGGTCTATCGTGTTCTCAAGCCGGGCGGGCGCGCTATTATCATGCTCTATCACAAGGGCAGTTTTAATTACCATGTCCGCATCATGACCTATATGCGCCTGCGGGTGCTGCTTCAGATTTTTTCACGGCTCGGCTCCTGGAAACGGGACCGCGCCCGCGCCCGCTCCGCCGAGCTCGAAGGACTGCGCGGCAACCAGGACAGCAGAATCTGGGATATCCACTATCGCAATTTCCTCCGCGAAGGCGGGGCTTACCTGCGGGCGCGCAATTTTGTCCACCACTGCACCGACGGCCCGGAATGCCCTGTCGCCTATGCCTTCTCGAAAGGCGACGCGCGCCAATTGTTCTCGAAATTCCGGTCGGTTGAAATGAAAGTGGCCCATTTCCCCTTGAAAAAGTACTGCTCGTGGATTCCGCTTGGGATCGAGCAGGTTGTGGCAGCGAGGATAGGTTGGTACCTGTTTATTTTCGCGGAAAAGGTCTAA
- the serA gene encoding phosphoglycerate dehydrogenase, which translates to MKILVCDPVSPKGIALLQQRPEFEVVVLPKRLPEAHLLPLVKDVAAMVVRSETKVTCKIIEAAPQLRVVGRAGVGVDNVDVDAATQHGVVVMNTPGGNTISTAELTFAMILSLARKVPQASASMAAGKWDRKQFQGAEVSGKTLGVLGLGRIGSEVARRAVAFGMKVLAYDPFLTEARARALGIQLVADLDNVYRDADFITVHMPVTDQTRGMLNASSFARMKPKVCLINCARGEILVENDLLAALESGKVAAAALDVYATEPLPAEHPFRKHPFVVLTPHLGASTHEAQEKCGIEVAEVLTAYLLTGEVRNAVNLPYLDAKTYEQVRPYLILGEKLGKLLAQLTPAPVDRLHITYGGKAQELPNIDPITRAVLLGFLSGASVKDLNNVNVRSIASTLGLTVEEKRSNEPVTFNEWLHVQAFRGEEKVNSVGGTFFGSPDNPRVVRVFSQPTEIVPFGVVLLLENKDRPGIVGYLGTLLGRHNVNIASMSLTRDTVGGHALTVLNLDSVPPNGVLDELQKDPDIRNVNVVKL; encoded by the coding sequence ATGAAAATCCTGGTGTGTGACCCAGTATCGCCGAAGGGAATCGCCTTGCTGCAACAGCGGCCAGAATTCGAAGTGGTCGTGCTGCCCAAGCGCCTCCCGGAAGCTCATTTGTTGCCCCTCGTCAAGGATGTGGCCGCCATGGTGGTGCGGTCTGAAACCAAGGTGACCTGCAAAATCATCGAGGCAGCCCCACAGTTGCGCGTGGTTGGCCGGGCCGGGGTCGGAGTGGATAACGTGGACGTGGACGCGGCAACCCAGCATGGGGTTGTGGTGATGAATACCCCAGGCGGCAACACCATCTCGACTGCCGAACTGACCTTTGCCATGATCCTCAGCCTGGCACGCAAAGTCCCCCAAGCCTCGGCTTCGATGGCGGCCGGCAAGTGGGACCGCAAACAATTTCAAGGAGCCGAAGTTTCGGGCAAGACCCTCGGGGTCCTTGGTCTGGGGCGTATCGGCAGCGAAGTCGCCCGAAGGGCGGTCGCGTTTGGAATGAAGGTCCTGGCTTACGACCCTTTCCTGACGGAAGCTCGCGCGCGAGCTTTGGGCATCCAACTGGTCGCGGACCTGGACAACGTTTATCGCGACGCGGATTTCATTACCGTACACATGCCGGTCACCGACCAGACGCGCGGGATGCTCAATGCCTCCTCATTTGCCAGGATGAAACCCAAGGTCTGCCTCATCAACTGCGCGCGCGGGGAGATTCTCGTCGAAAACGATCTGCTTGCCGCATTGGAGTCCGGCAAAGTGGCCGCCGCCGCCCTGGATGTGTACGCCACCGAACCTCTGCCGGCCGAGCATCCCTTCCGCAAGCATCCATTTGTTGTTTTGACACCCCACCTCGGGGCCAGCACGCACGAGGCGCAGGAAAAATGTGGCATTGAAGTCGCCGAGGTCCTCACCGCTTATTTGCTCACCGGCGAGGTGCGTAACGCGGTCAACCTGCCGTATCTCGACGCTAAAACGTACGAGCAGGTCAGGCCCTATCTTATTTTAGGAGAAAAGCTGGGCAAATTGCTGGCGCAACTGACGCCGGCGCCGGTGGACCGGCTTCACATTACCTATGGTGGCAAGGCGCAGGAGTTGCCCAATATCGACCCTATCACACGCGCTGTCCTGCTGGGCTTTCTCTCTGGCGCCTCGGTCAAGGACCTCAACAACGTAAATGTTCGCAGTATCGCTTCCACCCTCGGGCTGACGGTCGAGGAGAAGCGCTCAAATGAACCCGTGACCTTTAACGAGTGGCTCCATGTCCAGGCCTTTCGCGGCGAGGAAAAGGTCAATTCTGTCGGCGGCACGTTTTTTGGCTCGCCGGACAATCCGCGCGTCGTGCGCGTTTTTAGTCAGCCGACCGAAATCGTCCCCTTCGGGGTGGTATTGCTGCTGGAGAACAAGGACAGACCCGGTATTGTTGGCTATCTGGGGACGCTCCTGGGACGGCATAACGTCAATATTGCCAGTATGAGCCTCACACGCGACACCGTGGGGGGGCATGCCCTGACGGTTTTGAACCTGGACAGTGTTCCACCAAACGGGGTCCTGGACGAGCTCCAAAAAGACCCCGATATCCGAAATGTTAATGTAGTCAAATTGTAG
- a CDS encoding peptidylprolyl isomerase, whose product MFNDRLTKCVALAVVAAGLTGSATAAEPAGANPSASAPARKTDSLFPDTVVAKGKGVQVMRSEVDEVMDGLKANAAAQGQVVGPEQESLIAPQILDRLIQIQVLLAKSTAADKTAGQEATAKRLDAIKTRAGSEEVLDRQLKAVGTTPEAFRRKLMDESTAEAVLERELNINATDDAIKKFYDDNPSKFEQPEMVRASHILLSTRDMTTGKDLTEEQKAAKHKLAEDLLKRARAGEDFAKLAKEYSEDPGSKDKGGEYTFARASADPQHAMVPEFETAAFSLKTNEVSDIVTTQFGYHIIKLNEKIPAKKLAFAKVAPDIKEYLKGQEMQKRQDELKGYIAKIKKEADVQILDDKLKMKPAPDAGAGENTSAKPAPTPNVKLR is encoded by the coding sequence ATGTTTAATGACAGACTGACCAAATGTGTTGCACTGGCCGTGGTAGCCGCCGGCCTCACAGGCTCCGCAACAGCCGCAGAACCCGCCGGCGCGAATCCTTCAGCCTCAGCCCCCGCCAGGAAAACCGACTCACTTTTTCCGGATACCGTGGTGGCCAAGGGCAAAGGCGTCCAGGTCATGCGCAGCGAAGTCGATGAGGTCATGGACGGGCTAAAGGCCAATGCCGCCGCGCAAGGGCAGGTGGTTGGGCCCGAACAGGAGTCCCTCATCGCGCCGCAGATTCTGGACCGGCTTATTCAAATCCAGGTGTTGCTCGCCAAATCCACTGCTGCCGATAAGACGGCAGGCCAAGAGGCCACAGCCAAACGCCTCGACGCCATCAAGACCCGCGCTGGAAGCGAAGAGGTCCTGGACCGGCAGTTGAAAGCCGTCGGCACCACTCCGGAGGCATTCCGCCGCAAATTGATGGACGAATCCACCGCCGAGGCGGTCTTGGAACGCGAGTTGAACATCAATGCCACAGACGATGCAATCAAGAAATTCTATGATGACAATCCCTCGAAATTTGAGCAGCCAGAGATGGTCCGGGCCAGCCATATTCTGCTGAGCACGCGGGATATGACCACCGGCAAGGACCTCACCGAGGAACAAAAAGCAGCCAAACACAAGCTGGCCGAGGACCTCCTCAAGCGGGCTCGCGCCGGTGAAGATTTTGCCAAACTGGCCAAGGAATATTCCGAAGACCCCGGCTCAAAAGACAAGGGCGGCGAATACACCTTTGCGCGCGCCAGCGCCGACCCCCAGCACGCCATGGTGCCGGAGTTCGAAACCGCCGCCTTCTCCCTCAAAACAAATGAGGTCAGCGACATTGTCACCACGCAGTTCGGCTACCATATTATCAAGCTGAACGAGAAAATCCCCGCCAAAAAACTCGCATTTGCCAAAGTCGCCCCAGACATTAAGGAGTACCTCAAAGGCCAGGAGATGCAGAAACGGCAGGATGAACTCAAAGGCTATATCGCGAAGATCAAAAAGGAAGCCGATGTCCAGATTCTCGATGACAAGCTAAAGATGAAGCCCGCTCCTGACGCGGGGGCAGGCGAAAATACTTCTGCCAAACCCGCGCCCACCCCCAACGTAAAGCTCAGGTAA
- the murJ gene encoding murein biosynthesis integral membrane protein MurJ, which produces MLKSSGAMALATLSSRVLGLAREVVYAAFMGNTWVASAFVMAFQVPNLFRRLLGEGALTAAFIPIFKQKEVQEGEREMWRTANAVISGLVAVAAAITLLVAIGISIALLVGVRNAETRLMLRLLRLMFPYMLLVCLAAVLIGMANARGHFFVPALGAVVLNIVMIASVLWLAPRMGVRLDQQIFGLAIGVLAAGFAQSVFQLPSLSREGYRYRWVSPWADPTVHQVVRKMLPGSIGVAAFQINVLITQCFAFVFDPSIVSTFNYSVRLMELPQGMFGISLATYLLPTLAGLAAEKKYPEFRQTLRQGLGALALANLIATAIALALAEPIVRLLFQRGMFSENATHRVALALACLAPGLLMFSMNNIVARAFYALNDIKTPMKISVFCLAVNLVMAFWLVKYFQRTSIGGEVGLAIANTVSASFNVVLLIYALRRKLGFLGMSSLRQSLVGLMSGALLAGIVAALVYRLWELKLGHRTLSVKFGAVFVPGTAAGLVYWISALWLRVPAALELTELILSKVRGRQSQ; this is translated from the coding sequence ATGTTGAAATCCTCAGGCGCTATGGCGCTGGCGACGCTGAGCAGCCGTGTCCTGGGCCTGGCCCGGGAGGTGGTTTATGCCGCGTTCATGGGAAACACGTGGGTAGCCAGCGCGTTTGTGATGGCCTTTCAGGTGCCCAACCTTTTCCGGCGCCTGCTGGGCGAAGGGGCGCTGACGGCGGCTTTCATCCCTATTTTTAAACAAAAGGAAGTGCAGGAGGGCGAACGCGAGATGTGGCGCACGGCCAACGCGGTCATCTCCGGGCTGGTAGCGGTCGCGGCGGCGATCACCCTCCTCGTTGCCATTGGAATTTCGATCGCGTTACTGGTCGGTGTGCGCAATGCGGAGACGCGTTTGATGCTGCGGTTGCTTCGATTGATGTTTCCTTACATGCTGCTGGTGTGCCTGGCGGCAGTCCTGATCGGGATGGCCAATGCCCGGGGCCATTTTTTCGTGCCGGCGCTGGGTGCTGTAGTGCTCAACATTGTTATGATCGCCAGCGTCTTGTGGCTCGCGCCGAGAATGGGAGTCCGCCTGGACCAGCAGATTTTCGGCCTGGCGATTGGCGTGCTGGCTGCCGGTTTTGCCCAGTCCGTGTTCCAGTTGCCGAGCCTATCGCGGGAGGGCTATCGCTATCGCTGGGTCTCGCCGTGGGCGGACCCAACGGTGCACCAGGTTGTGCGCAAGATGCTGCCCGGCTCGATTGGGGTCGCTGCCTTCCAAATCAACGTGCTCATAACCCAATGCTTCGCCTTTGTCTTCGATCCGAGCATCGTGTCCACCTTTAACTATTCGGTGCGCCTGATGGAGCTTCCCCAGGGCATGTTCGGCATCTCGCTTGCCACCTACTTGCTCCCCACCCTCGCCGGATTGGCTGCCGAAAAGAAGTACCCCGAATTCAGGCAAACCTTGCGCCAGGGCCTTGGCGCATTGGCCCTTGCGAACTTAATCGCCACGGCCATAGCCCTGGCACTGGCCGAACCGATTGTACGGCTGCTCTTCCAGCGAGGGATGTTCAGCGAAAATGCCACGCACCGCGTCGCCTTGGCGTTGGCGTGTCTGGCCCCGGGGCTGCTGATGTTCTCGATGAATAATATTGTCGCACGTGCTTTTTATGCCCTGAACGACATCAAAACGCCTATGAAGATTAGCGTCTTCTGCCTGGCTGTGAACCTGGTCATGGCTTTCTGGCTGGTAAAGTACTTTCAGAGAACCTCAATTGGGGGAGAGGTGGGACTGGCCATTGCAAATACCGTGAGCGCCTCGTTCAATGTCGTCTTGCTCATTTACGCGCTGAGACGGAAGCTTGGGTTCCTGGGCATGAGTTCTTTGCGCCAGAGCCTGGTGGGCCTCATGTCGGGCGCGCTGCTTGCCGGGATTGTGGCAGCCCTGGTTTATCGCCTTTGGGAGCTAAAGCTCGGCCATCGCACTTTGAGCGTCAAATTCGGCGCGGTATTCGTCCCTGGGACGGCAGCGGGGCTGGTGTATTGGATTTCAGCCTTGTGGCTGCGGGTGCCTGCGGCCTTGGAGTTGACGGAATTGATTCTCTCGAAGGTCCGCGGGCGCCAGAGCCAGTGA
- a CDS encoding acetylxylan esterase produces the protein MNSAFQFTPRSSVLVILLCIAALAQAYASGPVGDHFPEPSALPSQATMPDPLTMFSGKRVSSRTDWIEKRRPELAALFQHYMYGALPPKPAHVHARVLGQYSDFLEGRATLKLLELETGSGDAPRIGLMLVLPNHHPGPAPVFLAMDFCGNQALTADPRVPLPRSWVPDFCKGCTNNQPTEASRGAQATDWPLAEIVRRGYGLAAFYSGDIDPDRSDVSEGIYAWLAKGDPARNNPTNRGTIAAWAWGFHRCVDYLVKDPDVDSKRIAALGHSRNGKAALVAAAFDERIAMAFPHQAGCGGSAPSRGKTGESVKAINDHFPHWFDANFKQFNDAPDRLPFDQNCLLAMCAPRPVLFSAAQGDQWANPAGQFEVLQAADPVYRFLGSKGLAAKQMPLLRQLVDSPLGYYIREGKHSMTADDWRVFMDFADKQWGRR, from the coding sequence ATGAACAGTGCTTTTCAATTTACCCCGCGTTCTTCGGTTTTAGTGATTCTATTGTGCATTGCTGCTCTGGCGCAGGCATATGCCAGCGGACCCGTTGGCGACCATTTCCCCGAGCCTTCGGCTCTGCCTTCACAGGCGACGATGCCCGACCCGCTGACGATGTTTTCCGGAAAACGCGTCTCCTCGAGAACCGACTGGATAGAAAAGCGCCGGCCAGAATTAGCGGCTCTGTTTCAGCATTACATGTATGGCGCGCTCCCGCCCAAGCCGGCGCATGTTCACGCCAGGGTCCTGGGTCAATACAGCGATTTTCTTGAAGGGCGCGCGACTCTGAAGCTGCTCGAGCTGGAAACCGGCTCAGGAGACGCGCCGCGCATCGGCCTGATGTTGGTTCTACCCAACCACCACCCCGGGCCGGCGCCGGTGTTCCTGGCGATGGATTTTTGCGGCAATCAAGCGCTGACTGCCGACCCGCGTGTGCCGTTGCCCCGCAGTTGGGTGCCTGATTTCTGCAAAGGCTGCACCAATAATCAGCCCACCGAGGCATCGCGCGGCGCGCAGGCTACCGACTGGCCCCTGGCCGAAATCGTCCGACGCGGCTATGGCCTGGCCGCTTTTTATAGCGGCGACATCGACCCGGACCGGAGCGATGTGAGTGAGGGCATTTACGCGTGGTTGGCCAAGGGCGACCCGGCCAGAAACAATCCAACCAACCGCGGCACCATAGCCGCCTGGGCATGGGGATTCCATCGGTGCGTGGATTACCTGGTTAAGGACCCTGATGTGGACTCCAAGCGGATAGCGGCGTTGGGCCATTCGCGCAATGGCAAAGCGGCACTGGTTGCGGCGGCTTTTGACGAGCGCATCGCGATGGCCTTTCCGCACCAGGCCGGCTGCGGCGGCTCGGCCCCCAGCCGGGGCAAGACCGGCGAATCGGTAAAGGCCATTAACGACCATTTCCCCCACTGGTTTGACGCCAACTTCAAGCAATTCAATGACGCCCCGGACCGATTGCCCTTCGACCAGAATTGTCTCCTGGCCATGTGCGCGCCGCGCCCGGTCCTTTTCTCTGCGGCCCAGGGCGATCAGTGGGCCAACCCAGCCGGGCAATTTGAGGTGTTGCAGGCGGCCGACCCGGTCTATCGGTTCCTGGGGTCAAAAGGGTTGGCGGCCAAACAAATGCCGCTTTTACGCCAGCTCGTGGATAGTCCCCTGGGCTATTATATTCGCGAGGGTAAACACTCCATGACCGCTGATGATTGGCGGGTCTTTATGGACTTTGCCGATAAGCAGTGGGGCAGACGTTGA
- a CDS encoding rhodanese-like domain-containing protein: protein MFGANDFENKVAFTTGPVELDRMIKSPENHIVVVDVRQAEDYAKGHIPGAINLPKGTWHKPEGLSKEKTNVVYCCSIVCHLAANACVAFASRGYPVMELDAGFNSWKEHELDIEQEPANRFKGAAKR, encoded by the coding sequence TTGTTCGGGGCTAATGACTTTGAAAATAAAGTCGCCTTTACAACCGGGCCAGTCGAACTCGACCGGATGATCAAGTCGCCGGAAAATCACATCGTAGTGGTCGATGTGCGGCAGGCCGAAGATTACGCCAAGGGACACATCCCGGGCGCCATTAACCTGCCCAAAGGGACATGGCACAAGCCGGAAGGGTTGAGCAAGGAGAAGACCAATGTTGTTTACTGCTGCTCGATTGTGTGCCACTTGGCTGCAAACGCCTGCGTCGCCTTCGCATCGAGGGGTTACCCGGTCATGGAACTCGACGCCGGCTTCAATAGTTGGAAGGAGCACGAGCTGGACATCGAGCAGGAACCGGCAAACCGGTTTAAAGGCGCTGCCAAACGGTAA
- a CDS encoding jacalin-like lectin, with amino-acid sequence MNADAVSEIPGKPDGGESAKAAGLGAAKREEPKAFGEECGGKGGVPYLSCAQASDRIRRVTVWHREYVDSIRLETDEGELPRIGRAERLRDVRQDTFQLAADEFVVEVSVEYWTYIDRLTFHTNKGTYGPYGGEGGRLRRVLTVPPGRRLAGFKGRHWAFVDSIQLMVI; translated from the coding sequence ATGAATGCTGATGCTGTGAGCGAGATACCGGGAAAACCAGATGGAGGGGAGAGCGCGAAAGCAGCCGGCCTCGGAGCCGCCAAGCGGGAGGAGCCGAAGGCTTTTGGTGAGGAATGCGGCGGCAAAGGTGGCGTTCCCTACCTCTCCTGCGCCCAAGCGTCTGACCGCATCCGGCGAGTAACGGTATGGCATCGGGAATATGTCGATAGCATCCGGCTCGAAACCGATGAAGGGGAGCTGCCGAGGATTGGCAGAGCGGAACGGCTGCGAGACGTGCGGCAGGACACGTTTCAGTTGGCGGCGGACGAGTTTGTGGTGGAGGTGTCGGTCGAGTATTGGACGTATATCGATCGGCTAACGTTTCATACCAATAAAGGCACGTATGGGCCATATGGCGGGGAGGGGGGACGCCTGCGACGGGTGTTGACGGTGCCGCCCGGGCGCAGGCTGGCAGGATTCAAGGGGCGCCACTGGGCATTTGTGGATAGCATTCAGCTCATGGTCATTTAA